A genomic region of Zea mays cultivar B73 chromosome 6, Zm-B73-REFERENCE-NAM-5.0, whole genome shotgun sequence contains the following coding sequences:
- the LOC100501868 gene encoding uncharacterized protein LOC100501868, which yields MAPPTSASARPLSLPLTVPLSCHRSHLLPAPNARLLTRRRVALAPTRPGATLLSSLSDAREEEEDESGFYEEDEQQEFEDEEEQGYDGENEELVEVGYVSGAHGVRGDVLVTPRTDFPELRLATPGTRWLRARAAGKQQVREFELVRGRAHTGKKSWIVSFDGVNNLDEARQIVGSAVLVKARDRPEIEDDEFYSLDLVGMRVIVKDTGKLVGTVGQVFNFGGGDLLQVIMGSSEGTAVDPDSENQDSISSREHVWIPFAEDIVPDVDMASREMRITPPKGLLELNSRSDKRSKKERRAMEWKDRKRFQRRVIAGKKVLSEMDQVHVLEGLVSGDKVQKASLAEQIGSIDFQLFRHAVHCVSKQIESSSMNLLANSSLSRKKVIKIPYKTLINLGDKAEHAFSTEFKNGLDILLKSKAAIVLVRNGSDSDTEFLSLLNSFSELMKVVENKVSPPLIVIAPAGHVESVRKCLVENDYFGFDTQKVWVLEEVELPVVSICSEGNRKKVLMKSPWEIIKKPTGSGAIFSLLLSNKILETLNEMGVQYTQICSSSNKPIIGHPLLFGAVASRGADVGIQVSKTGETLDDFDVILSIDQLNKMCRDVTQIRFSARSEQNVHVEHVDGQWVAVQPEVANSHRLHAEVTSVLDSCAPDKLCVMEIVEQ from the exons ATGGCGCCTCCTACCTCTGCATCGGCGCGGCCGCTATCCCTCCCCCTCACCGTCCCTCTCTCCTGTCACCGCTCCCACTTGCTCCCCGCGCCCAACGCTCGCCTCCTCACCCGGCGCCGCGTCGCGCTCGCGCCGACCCGGCCTGGCGCCACGCTCCTATCCAGCCTCAGTGACGcccgggaggaggaggaggatgaaAGTGGTTTCTATGAGGAGGATGAGCAACAGGAATTCGAGGATGAGGAGGAACAGGGGTACGACGGGGAGAACGAGGAGCTGGTCGAGGTGGGATACGTGTCAGGCGCGCACGGGGTGCGCGGCGACGTCCTCGTCACGCCACGCACCGACTTTCCGGAGCTCCGCCTTGCCACG CCGGGGACGAGATGGCTGAGGGCTCGAGCTGCTGGCAAGCAGCAGGTCAGGGAATTCGAGCTTGTTCGGGGAAGGGCGCACACGGGGAAGAAGAGTTGGATCGTCAGCTTTGATGGCGTCAACAACCTGGACGAG GCTAGGCAAATAGTTGGTTCAGCTGTACTTGTGAAAGCTCGAGATAGACCAGAAATTGAGGATGATGAATTCTATTCACTTGACCTTGTTGGAATGAGAGTTATTGTCAAG GATACAGGCAAGCTCGTAGGAACAGTTGGTCAGGTTTTCAATTTCGGAGGTGGAGATCTTCTACAGGTGATAATGGGCTCTTCTGAGGGTACTGCTGTTGATCCAGATTCAGAAAATCAAGATTCAATTTCATCACGTGAGCATGTGTGGATTCCATTTGCTGAAGATATTGTACCTGATGTTGATATGGCAAGCAGAGAAATGCGGATTACACCTCCGAAGGGGTTACTTGAGCTCAATTCTCGTTCTGACAAGAGATCGAAGAAAGAAAGGCGTGCGATG GAGTGGAAGGACAGGAAAAGGTTTCAACGTCGTGTAATTGCAGGAAAGAAGGTACTCTCCGAAATGGACCAAGTCCATGTTCTGGAAGGTTTGGTATCAGGGGACAAGGTCCAAAAGGCATCACTTGCAGAGCAGATTGGGAGCATTGACTTTCAATTGTTCCGACATGCAGTACATTGTGTTAGCAAGCAGATTGAGAG CTCTTCAATGAATTTGCTCGCTAACTCTTCACTGTCAAGGAAAAAAGTGATCAAAATACCATACAAGACTCTCATCAACCTTGGGGACAAAGCTGAACATGCATTCAGTACTGAATTTAAAAATGGACTTGACATTCTTTTGAAGTCCAAAGCAGCTATTGTGCTTGTTAGAAACGGCTCTGACTCTGATACTGAGTTTCTGAGTTTgctcaattcttttagtgaattaaTGAAG GTTGTAGAAAATAAAGTTTCTCCCCCTTTAATTGTCATTGCCCCAGCTGGTCATGTGGAGTCAGTTCGGAAATGCCTGGTAGAGAATGACTATTTTGGTTTTGACACTCAAAAG GTGTGGGTGCTGGAAGAGGTGGAGCTTCCAGTTGTCAGTATATGCTCGGAGGGAAACAGAAAAAAAGTTCTGATGAAGTCTCCCTGGGAGATAATAAAAAAGCCAACAGGTTCTGGAGCAATCTTCAGCTTACTGTTATCAAACAAAATTTTGGAAACCCTCAATGAAATGGGTGTACAGTATACACAG ATCTGCAGCTCATCCAACAAACCAATCATCGGGCATCCTTTGCTCTTTGGGGCTGTCGCTTCCCGCGGGGCTGATGTTGGCATCCAGGTCTCCAAGACCGGTGAAACATTAGACGATTTCGACGTGATCCTTTCCATCGACCAGCTGAACAAGATGTGCCGAGATGTCACCCAGATCAGGTTCTCCGCTCGCTCCGAACAGAACGTGCACGTCGAGCATGTCGACGGGCAGTGGGTCGCCGTCCAGCCGGAGGTGGCAAATTCCCATCGCCTGCATGCCGAGGTTACGAGTGTCTTAGACTCTTGCGCTCCTGATAAGCTGTGTGTCATGGAGATTGTTGAGCAATAA
- the LOC100501868 gene encoding uncharacterized protein isoform X1, with the protein MAPPTSASARPLSLPLTVPLSCHRSHLLPAPNARLLTRRRVALAPTRPGATLLSSLSDAREEEEDESGFYEEDEQQEFEDEEEQGYDGENEELVEVGYVSGAHGVRGDVLVTPRTDFPELRLATPGTRWLRARAAGKQQVREFELVRGRAHTGKKSWIVSFDGVNNLDEARQIVGSAVLVKARDRPEIEDDEFYSLDLVGMRVIVKDTGKLVGTVGQVFNFGGGDLLQVIMGSSEGTAVDPDSENQDSISSREHVWIPFAEDIVPDVDMASREMRITPPKGLLELNSRSDKRSKKERRAMEWKDRKRFQRRVIAGKKVLSEMDQVHVLEGLVSGDKVQKASLAEQIGSIDFQLFRHAVHCVSKQIESSSMNLLANSSLSRKKVIKIPYKTLINLGDKAEHAFSTEFKNGLDILLKSKAAIVLVRNGSDSDTEFLSLLNSFSELMKVVENKVSPPLIVIAPAGHVESVRKCLVENDYFGFDTQKNHSQVWVLEEVELPVVSICSEGNRKKVLMKSPWEIIKKPTGSGAIFSLLLSNKILETLNEMGVQYTQICSSSNKPIIGHPLLFGAVASRGADVGIQVSKTGETLDDFDVILSIDQLNKMCRDVTQIRFSARSEQNVHVEHVDGQWVAVQPEVANSHRLHAEVTSVLDSCAPDKLCVMEIVEQ; encoded by the exons ATGGCGCCTCCTACCTCTGCATCGGCGCGGCCGCTATCCCTCCCCCTCACCGTCCCTCTCTCCTGTCACCGCTCCCACTTGCTCCCCGCGCCCAACGCTCGCCTCCTCACCCGGCGCCGCGTCGCGCTCGCGCCGACCCGGCCTGGCGCCACGCTCCTATCCAGCCTCAGTGACGcccgggaggaggaggaggatgaaAGTGGTTTCTATGAGGAGGATGAGCAACAGGAATTCGAGGATGAGGAGGAACAGGGGTACGACGGGGAGAACGAGGAGCTGGTCGAGGTGGGATACGTGTCAGGCGCGCACGGGGTGCGCGGCGACGTCCTCGTCACGCCACGCACCGACTTTCCGGAGCTCCGCCTTGCCACG CCGGGGACGAGATGGCTGAGGGCTCGAGCTGCTGGCAAGCAGCAGGTCAGGGAATTCGAGCTTGTTCGGGGAAGGGCGCACACGGGGAAGAAGAGTTGGATCGTCAGCTTTGATGGCGTCAACAACCTGGACGAG GCTAGGCAAATAGTTGGTTCAGCTGTACTTGTGAAAGCTCGAGATAGACCAGAAATTGAGGATGATGAATTCTATTCACTTGACCTTGTTGGAATGAGAGTTATTGTCAAG GATACAGGCAAGCTCGTAGGAACAGTTGGTCAGGTTTTCAATTTCGGAGGTGGAGATCTTCTACAGGTGATAATGGGCTCTTCTGAGGGTACTGCTGTTGATCCAGATTCAGAAAATCAAGATTCAATTTCATCACGTGAGCATGTGTGGATTCCATTTGCTGAAGATATTGTACCTGATGTTGATATGGCAAGCAGAGAAATGCGGATTACACCTCCGAAGGGGTTACTTGAGCTCAATTCTCGTTCTGACAAGAGATCGAAGAAAGAAAGGCGTGCGATG GAGTGGAAGGACAGGAAAAGGTTTCAACGTCGTGTAATTGCAGGAAAGAAGGTACTCTCCGAAATGGACCAAGTCCATGTTCTGGAAGGTTTGGTATCAGGGGACAAGGTCCAAAAGGCATCACTTGCAGAGCAGATTGGGAGCATTGACTTTCAATTGTTCCGACATGCAGTACATTGTGTTAGCAAGCAGATTGAGAG CTCTTCAATGAATTTGCTCGCTAACTCTTCACTGTCAAGGAAAAAAGTGATCAAAATACCATACAAGACTCTCATCAACCTTGGGGACAAAGCTGAACATGCATTCAGTACTGAATTTAAAAATGGACTTGACATTCTTTTGAAGTCCAAAGCAGCTATTGTGCTTGTTAGAAACGGCTCTGACTCTGATACTGAGTTTCTGAGTTTgctcaattcttttagtgaattaaTGAAG GTTGTAGAAAATAAAGTTTCTCCCCCTTTAATTGTCATTGCCCCAGCTGGTCATGTGGAGTCAGTTCGGAAATGCCTGGTAGAGAATGACTATTTTGGTTTTGACACTCAAAAG AACCATTCACAGGTGTGGGTGCTGGAAGAGGTGGAGCTTCCAGTTGTCAGTATATGCTCGGAGGGAAACAGAAAAAAAGTTCTGATGAAGTCTCCCTGGGAGATAATAAAAAAGCCAACAGGTTCTGGAGCAATCTTCAGCTTACTGTTATCAAACAAAATTTTGGAAACCCTCAATGAAATGGGTGTACAGTATACACAG ATCTGCAGCTCATCCAACAAACCAATCATCGGGCATCCTTTGCTCTTTGGGGCTGTCGCTTCCCGCGGGGCTGATGTTGGCATCCAGGTCTCCAAGACCGGTGAAACATTAGACGATTTCGACGTGATCCTTTCCATCGACCAGCTGAACAAGATGTGCCGAGATGTCACCCAGATCAGGTTCTCCGCTCGCTCCGAACAGAACGTGCACGTCGAGCATGTCGACGGGCAGTGGGTCGCCGTCCAGCCGGAGGTGGCAAATTCCCATCGCCTGCATGCCGAGGTTACGAGTGTCTTAGACTCTTGCGCTCCTGATAAGCTGTGTGTCATGGAGATTGTTGAGCAATAA